From the genome of Lemur catta isolate mLemCat1 chromosome 25, mLemCat1.pri, whole genome shotgun sequence:
AATACTCTCTGATGCAATACACATTCCTGGACACATGTGGACTTCTGTCCTGTAGGAAGTTGACTCAGTGTGATTTATGTTTATCATATGACATCTGGGCATTTAGAATGCGTATTCTCAAACTGATTAATGTGTCTGATGCTCCGTGGAGACTGTGGAAAGATTGTGCAAGTAACTTTAATCCATATTGTTATAAAgcatagatatattaaaaaaacactttgtgGAATTCTGAGAATCTCAAAGCACCAATTCTTACCAGGCTGTTTAACTAGACTAGTCAACTGGGATTACACTTAGTTGATGGGTCTGTTATACTAAATAATTCTATAGTACTTTACATCTTATatatcactatatatatatatcactataTATCACACTTATATATTCAAACATATCAGTTCATATAATATGGAAGATATTTAgtcatatttgttgaatgattgaaaCCATGTATATTCTTATCGGAAAATAATTGTTCTATGCTTAGTCCACTGAGATACCTAATAGTTGATCTTtaagtattaatactattaaCTCGGTAAATATACCTTTTTGGAAATTAGCAACCACGTGACTGTATAGTCTCTGTACACACTGCAGTCTGTCTCTGATTTCCCCATTGTAGTCAGTAGCATTGCCATAACACCTGTCCTCCATGTCAAAGCCTTGTACTTTTAACTCAGCTCCCATCTTTGTCCCCAGCACTTTGACCCATGGATCCTGATGCAGACAGTCCCACTGTATCAGTCCTTTCTTTCCATTGCCAGTGTCCTTATTAGCGTACCTTCAAAATGCTGAAATAGCCTTCTAACAGGTCTCCCTTGTCTAACCTCCTTCTCCCTCATCTAACAGACCTACCAGCACCAGAACAGCCTTCCCACAATCACTCTTGCACCTTGTGACTCATCTGCTCAGAATCCTACAATACTTCTCCATTGCCCACAAGATGAATTCCAAAGTCCTGAGCCCAAGATTCTACAATTTCGTCCCTGTAAATCTATCTAAATTCATTTCCTACTATTTGCTGGCTTTACCCTCTGGGTGAGCTGGGCCTGTCTTCTCACAGGCTTCTGAAATACCAGGCTCATTCCTACCTCCCAGTTTTTGTTCAGACTGGTTTACGCATCTATAATGCCTCCCTGTCAGCCACCCTCCACCTTGTCTTCCTTCATCTACTCATTCATCACTTAATTcgacaaacatttgttgagatCTGCCATGTGAAGGTACTATAATGCATTAGGTTTTGCCCCTGCCCTAAACAGCTCACCATATAAATCCCACCATGTTAACAACCCTGTTTTCTCTTTACGCCTTCCCAGACCAAGCTTTCCAGGATGGTGCAGCCTGCACTGAtcttctgatatttatttttctattgtcttcTACTGTGAATTGTTTTATAAGTAAGTTTTATTTCCCCAATAAGATTGGAACATCCTTGAGGGAGAAGCAGAATTCAGTATCATTATACCTTACTATCCTTACTAAATGCTGAACATACAGTAGGGACACAATAGTAATGAAATTGAGCTGCTTTGGCCATTTTGACAAAATTCATGTTGCCTAATATAACCTAGGATGTACTTCCTTTAAAGTTAATCTAATCCTTAGGATTAAGAGGCTGATGCTTTGAAAGTCATAGCATTCCCATCAAAATTAATCCCTAAGATAGTTTTAACAATGGCGTAAGAGTTCCTGGGAGGCAGCTCTGATTCTCATGTCATTCTCACTCGCACTGCCTGTATTCCCATCGAATGGTGGATCAACTAAAAATGGTCAAACCAGTTGTGCGTGTAGATGCAGTCTTAGTCGTCCCGACGCAAAACTACTTGCTCTTAGATTCCGTCTCAAGTGCTCAGTGACTCTGAATCATTCAGGACTCAATTTGTAAACCAGTGAACTGAACAAAGGAGACAGAACTCTAACGTTGTACGGGAGGAGCAGTGGTGACCAGCATGAGGATGGTTTCAAGAGATGCCCACCAGGCTACTGACCTTCAGGGAAAACAGATTTACACATCAGCCTAAGCAGAGAGAATTGCTAAAGGAAATATAAGTGTGCGGGTatcatgcgtgtgtgtgtgtgtgtgtgtgtgtgtgtgtgtgtggtccatGTTCACAGCAAATATATACGGTtgcattaatataaaaattttttgcGTGACTTCATATTCAATTGAGGCTGTTTTATCTGTAACTTCACCAACtgaaaaactctttaaaaagaaattttatttaaaaaggaatttttatataCTCCAATTGAAATCTTCAATCTAGTAACAGGCATTAATTATGGTGGTTGATAGTTGATGTTTTCCAGGTTGCGTAACTTTTATCTGGAGACACCCTGAATGGAGTGACTGCAATTTATAGAAGCCATCACTACGCTTTACAAAACCCTGCGAGGCAACAGTCCCTCTTCCCTAACTTTACTCTTTGTCTTCTCAACCCCCACAAAACAGAAACCATCCCAAAACCAAAATAATAGGAAGATTTTCATCCACCTGGGtgactgaaacaaacaaaaagaataggaAGAATAAATAACTCTTTTGAACCAGAATGACTGATTTTAAAAGTATCCCCTATAACTTTtgcataattattaaaattattaattcctTTACATAAATCACTGTTATAAGTAATAAATCACTCTTACCTTCTTCAGTCATGTATTTGATCAGTTCTTCCTTAGTAAGAAACCCACGTTTAGCTGAATCTAAAACCTAGGgggaaagaaaagatagatattatattttttgtttggtgAATAAGTTCTACATGATGAATTtttcatataaacatatatatataatctggAGCTTACATACTTCAAAAGCTCGAAGGAGGACATCTTCTGGAACTGGTCTGAATCTATAATCATGCAATAAAATGAGTAAATGCCATAGTATTTACCTCAGTCTTTACAGAATAAATGACcacctaaaacaaaataaaagctgcTAACATTACTGGGGTGATAATACTTCCCTCACTGAAATCTCTTTGGATTTCTAGACATGAAAGTTGAAAGTCCCACACTGCTACAGGAGATATTTAGCGCAAAATCACTGACACGTTTGATGCTGTCTACAAGCTTTTTGGAAATCAATTTATCTGGGCACAAAACCTCTACAATAAACCAACTATGGTAAGCTAAGGCTATGCTTTTGCTAGAAAAATAATTAGGATTCATATTTATCATTGATAATTCAAAACAGAAGATAATAAGAATGTTGACTTTGTTATGTGTAGCTTATCTGCCCTTTAATCATGCTTTGCTTGGATTAATAATAGTGTGGTTGATATTTCTAAGCACATACCATCTGGCAGTTCAGAAGTATACTGAAAGGTTAGAAGGAAGCTACCCTAAGATTTATTGgttaaatataatatacaaagTGAAAAAGCCAAGTGTTTTGAAATTAATGTAATTCTGATCATTACTTTGTCTTAACAATTGCATTtactggccgggcatggtggcttatgcctgtaatcctagcactctacaaggctgaggtgggaggattgcttgagatcaggagttcaagaccagcctcagcaagagtgagaccccatcgctactaaaaatggaaaaagttagccaggagtggtggcatgcacctacagtcccagctactcaggaggctgaggcagtaggattgcttgagcccaggagtttgaggttgctgtgagctaggctgatgccacggcactctagcccaggcaacagagcaagactctgtctcaaaaaaaaaaaaaaaaaaaatgcgttTATTTATTTACCTCCTTTCTAGTAGTATTTCAGTCATCAGTGGAAGAAATTTTTCATATCGAATGTATCCAGTAGGTTCTTCATCCTCCAcctaaacattcaataaatagatagccatttatttattcaacaaatgcaaCCGCTTTTTCCAAGCACTGTGCCAAGTGCTGGGGATTTGCTGGTGAGTGCACTTGGGCATGGTCCCTGCTCGCAGAGCTTATGTTCCCGTAGGGGAGGCGTATATTAATCAGGAAACAACAAAGCAGAGAGACTATAAATTTATGCAAGCAGGATGAAGTGAAGGAGCAAGAGTCTACAAGAGGACATAAGAAAGGAAGCTTTTTAGACCAGGAGATCAAGGAAGTCATCCATGAGGAAATAACACTCGAGCTGGTTTATAAAGGATGAGCAAAAGGTAATGCGACACGGACAACAGGGGAGACTCTCACACAGGAGAAATTATGTGCACTGGGACTCCGCGGTGACACACGGGAGGCTCCGAGGCTGGAGCACAGGGAGCCAGGAGGAGAACGTTTCAAGATAAGGctggagagagaggtggggaccAGACCTTGCATGGCCTTATCACCCATGAAAGTGACTTCGGTTGTTAGCCTAAGAACAATGGGAAATCGCTGATGGTCTCATAGATGTGCGCTTTGAAGGATCCCGGTGGTTGAGGGTGAGGCAGCTTCTTCAGCATTCTGAGCAGAAATGATGAGGGCTTGGAGTGGAGTGGAGGCCATGAAGAGAGAAGTGGATGGTTTCAAGAAACATTTAAGCAGTAAAATCGATAGGACGTGGCACTGCATCCATTATGGGTAAGGACGAGAAAAGCGTGGTGTCAAGAATGACGCCCGGGACTCTGACTTGCACCACTGGGATGAGGTGACGCCTTCCCCTGAGATGAGGAACCCTGAATCAGGGACCTGGTTAGGGGACCAATCCCTATGTCAAGGACCAAACTATACCTCAAATCACCATAGTTATTAAATACCTACATGGTAAATGGAATTTTGTTTACCAGCACTAAATTAAGAGACCACTGTACCTGAGAAAGAGAATTTCTGGCACTTGGCACTATTAGAGGAGAATGAAACAGACCCCTGCCCACGGGTTTAAGTTTGATGGAAAAGCTGAACAAAACACCATTGACCTTAAGTTTTAAGTCAGGCTATTTATAAGGAGCTATAAATTTTCCACTCCCTTTCAAAAATCCTATTAAAAGACTCATAGATCCCAATTCAATGGATGAGCTTTTAGCAGATTTATTCTTtgagcaaaaaaataagaaatctataGGATGCTGCTAAGTGGAACACACTGTCATCCAAATGACAACTATTTTTTAACGTTTATACTAGATTCACAACTAGTGTGAGTGGAGCCCTCAGCCTACCTATCAGCAGagaaaatttaatccatttaatgGCAGAATGATGTGTTCCGGAATTTCTGAGCCCACCAAGGCATGAACAATTGTCTTCAGCTGCCCCTAGGTGCAAGGTGAGCATTTTGCAAATTAACGTTCATATGGCTCGGATGCACTTGAGCAGCAAGCTCTCTGCAACTCCCAACCCAGAGCCTCTTACAGATCAAATGTCAGTCTCGTGAGATTACCCAGGGagtgacaattttaaaattaaaatcttgagTTGCTACTCTGATTCCTGTGGAAATTTGTTCCAGAAGCATGAACAATGGTtgcttccccttcctccacctacAGCAAACCACTGTAGAGCAGACAGTCTCAACCTTTAAAAGATCAAAGGCCCTCTTTATCTTATAGGCATCCTCATCAATCTAAAACTGCTTTTggtttttccaaaggaaaactaGACAGCTCTAGTTATAGATGGTTATAGGCAGCTCTGTAATTCTGTCTCCATCATGCAAGAACTCACAAAGCACACATAACATGTGCCTCATGTTGCTTCCTGGCTCCCTCCCAACTCACATCTTCGCTGAGGCCCAACACTATGGTGAAAACTGCAGCTCGTTCTTCCCTGATAGATCTTTGTGGAGCCAAAACTACACGAAAATAAGTTAAAACAAGATAGCCAACTAATCAAAATAACCGCAGAGCCATAaattttctttggcattttttaaaagagggatgATGAATAAACAGAGGCCTGTGGttaaaaagtaagaagaaaaatggTTAAGTCCCTCTTCAACTTGGGTAGAAATTGTAAAAATCTTTCTATGACTCAACGCTGTCCTCTAGAGGCCATATCTAAATAAGGTGTTCATTTGTACAGAAATGTACAAGCAatggcattaaaaataatatatgataatTCTAAATATAGCATTCATGGGATGTTTAATATGTATCAGATACTATCTTATATTATAaaaggatttttatatttaaataaccttttcattttagaatagtTCTAGATATACAGAAAAGTTGCACTGACCTCTCTCTACCATGCGCTGGTAAAGTTTTTGCTCACTCTCCATGCCCCACTTCTTGGATCAGATGAGGACTTTCATTTCATTCCTAAGTAGTTTTCTGCTTTGATCTAATCCTGAAAGCTAGGAGCAGGCCATGGTGAGTTTAGAAACAAAAGATACAGGGCAGCCAACTTTTTGGTCCTATTCCACTGGACACGCCACACCTGGCTCACAGTACAGCTCTTTCAGACGACAACTATGGCAGCCATGGGGATGCACCTCTTCAGTCTCCAAAGGCAGGAAACGTTATTGAGTGACGTCCCCGGCCATCATGTTTGAGCCAAGGCCACACTTCCCATTGGCTTCTCCCAGCCAATAACTGAGGGTTAAATCCCAGAACAATCCGGCTGGGGAAGTGCTGGGccagaggagggaggacagagactACACACTGACGTAGCGAAAGGAAGAGCTGGAGTGGACTCAGAGGAGCCGAGGCAGCGTCCCTGAGATCGGATGAGAGTGCTTGACCAAGACAGCTGGAATACACGACTGGATAAGCAAAAATTCATCAACTTCAGGTACTTTCTCAGGATACAAAACATACTAATCTGGCAAGGACCCTAGGAGATAGGGCAAAGTACTGCTAGGGTGACTCTTGGGGACCTGGAACAAGTGGTATCAAGCACTAAGGGAAGCAGAAAAGCGGAGCTGATAGAAGTGGGCAGGCTGGAATAAACGGGAGTCAGAAAACCCACCAGAGGGTCATGTTCCGTGGGAGGGCTTGGACGATGCACTCTAACAGCGTCAGCCACGTGCTGGTGAGAAAGGGACTAGGGTCACTGAGTTCTTGATGGTGTCCTCTGCAGGCCAGGGTTGACTAGATTAGGTAATCACAGACCTGGGCTTGTTAAATCCATGGAACGATTTGCCAGCCAACTGCCGCCAGCCCAAGTAATAAAAGCCAGGCAGAGTTGTTTAACCACAGAAGCTAAAAGGTGTCATACGACCACAAGTAAAGTTGAAGAGGGACCCGGGGGAATCGTGGAGATGGTTGACAGAGCACAGCATGTGTAGGAGCAGAACAGACGGGTAGCTAACAAGGATACTGCCTAATGTCTACAGCTAAAAAAGGGCAAGAATGGGGGAGCAGAGGCTGCCAGTGGTCACGCCAGTAGAAGGCACAATCCTCGCCTAGTTGCTAAGCCTGAGTCAACAATCTTACCAACATAGGTCTTAGTTTCCGAAGAtcttttagttcttctttgtaattaGTTTAAATTCTCCCTAATTCCACTCAGCTTTGAACTTCAAAGGACGGAGATCTTTACGTACGTAAAGGATGCCGGGCTGTGCCTCAGAGAGCTCCTCCCAGGCCCGGGGCTCTCTCCCCGGGAGTGGGCAGAGCCCCAGGGAAACACTCCACGTGGCGGGAGTCCAGGTACCAGCAAGAGCAGAGGAGCAACCAGTCATCACGGCCCTTTAGCTCAGACTGGCCATTGCAGGACccacctgccaggccctgggccaccCTCCACGGAGTGCCCAGCGCCGGGCTAGGGGCAGCCTGCCCACACAACACAACCTACcccaaggccctggggcaggcccAAAGCAGGAGGGCAGCTAAGAGCACCATGGCAAGGGCTCTGTCTCCCCACAGACCACTACCtactggggctgggctggggcagtgaCAATCTGGGGAGAGAGGGGCAAGGCAGTCAGTGAGGCAGGGGCTTGGAGGAAGGGCCCGTAGCAGCCCCTCCAAAGAAGGGCTGCCCCGTCCATAAATCATTGCTAGAAGGTCACTGCGTGTGCAGGCACCACACCAGCGTCTGGCCCGCTCCTGTCATGCTCACCACACAgaagccactgcattccagttgTCTAGGACTGTGCGGGGAAGGTCATTGACGTAGTACTCATTGACAACAAAATTTGTTTCCCAGGATTCTTTGCTTTGAGGCCCCTAGATGCTGCATCAGCTCCGCAACCCAGTGCTCATCGCCTACCATGGCAGGGGCTCATCGCCCACTATCATGGGGCTCATTGTCCGCTATGGGGGGCTCGTCACCCGCTATGTGGGGCCCACCTCCATGAGGATCTGGGTGCTGATGAGCGGGGGGGGGCACGGTGCATGCATCCCCACCAGGCCTCCACCCCATGGCTCTGGGCTGGGCGCTCACGCCAGCCCACATTTGGACTGTGACCCGCCCAAACATATGTTTAAATAGTTTGATATCTGAGACTATTACTGAACATTTAGCAATATGACACTTACCCTTAGACGTTTACTATCATGGAGCTTTGACTttctaaatgtattaaaaaaaattttttttgagacagtctcactgttgctccagctagagtgcagtggcatgatcatagctcacagcaaccttgaactcctgggctcaagtgatcctcctgcctcagcctcccaagtagctgggactacaggcatgtgccaccacgcccagctaattttttctatttttagtagagatgggggtctcactcttgatcaggctggtctcgaactcctgagctcaagcagtcctcccaccttggccttccagagtgctaggattacaggtgtgagtcactgcacccggcctaaatGTATTAGGTGTACTTAAATGTGGACAAATACAGATTTGTACTTACCACTACAAGCTTGATAAATACAAATCTGTATGCTTTTCCCCTCTATTTGGGAAAGTTCAGAAAGGGTAGTCACACTCAAAGCTATTAAAGTATATTGCTAGAATTTAATGAGAATAAATTGTGTTGGCAtacaaatatagaagaaaaaacttGCAGCTTAAAAGCTCAGTGATCCCCATTGGTCCATAACTGTTCTAAATATCTGTAATTTTCATGGGTTGCATCAATGTGCCAAAGAACaggataaaaatcaaatgaagCTTTGGGGCCTAAGCATCACTGTGGCTAAGTGCCCGCACCAGTGGGTTGTTTCGGCCGAGAGCCACCCGCAGAGCAAGCACACCCCGACACATGCTGAGTGCCCGCCGAGTGACAGTTGATTCCTCACAGTTAttaaatttaatcctcacaaaacacTTGATATTGTTACACTCCTTTTGCAGATGTGGAACTAGGCTTTGAAGGATTAAGCAGCTCATCGAGAGACAGCAACAATAAGTGTTAGCTGTtgggtttgaacccagatctTCTGATACCAGATGTGGCATTTGTTCTACTTTGGCATAGAAACCTATAGATCAAGAGTTGGCAAACTGTTCCCGTGAAGGGCCAGagaatacatattttaagctttgtaaGCCTTATGGTCTCTGTGGCAACTATTCACCTCTGCCCTTGTAGTGTGAAAACAGCCagagataatatataaataagagTTTAATTGTGTTCCAATAAGGTTTCATTTCCAAACACAGGTGGTGGGCTAAATTTGGCCAGGGGCCATGATTTCCTGACCTCTGATACAGGctaaaacatacaaacaaatcaCAAAGTGACTAGGCTCTGAAGACTCTCCTTTTCTGACCTTCAGAGCCATTTTTCGTTACTGCTCTGCTTACTCGGCTGACCATGCAATAATTATGATTTCACTGTAAATTCATCTCTTCCACAGTGCcagcctgcctctccctgccaccAATTCCAGTGTTGTGGTTAAACACTTCAAGGCAGTGatcagtaactttttttttaacatcagtaCCAATTCAGGAGAAATAAGCTCTTCCCCCTACACTTGGTAAAAACTGCTTTGCTGAATcccaaaatgtaaaaacaatataTTCTTACAACTTAgattcctttaacaaatattttcagaatcatCTTTCTAATTTTCCATTCCCTAATTTTATATAGTGCTTTAGGATTCAAAACATGTCTTctagaggccgggcacagtggctcacgcctgtgttcccagcactttgggaggccaaggtgggaggatcgcttgaggccaggattccaagaccagcctggacaacatagtgagtcctcatctctacaaacaatttcaaaagaaattagccaggtgtggtggcgcatgcccgtagtcccagctatgtgggtggctgaggcaggaggatcgcttgagcccaggagttggaggctgcagtgagctatgatcacgccactgcagtccagcctgggcaacagagtaagaccctgtctctaaaaacaaaaacaaacccaaaaacaTGTCTTCtagtatattatctcatttatctttgaAGCAAACtttgaagtaggtattattatggAGAAACCTACACTCaacagaggttaagtgacttgcccaaagtcataatTCCTTCTCTTCAACTTAACATTGAACAAGCAAGTACTGTGCTAGGTGCGAGtaataagaaaattgaaatccCAATTCCTTGCCTTTCTCCCTTATCCTCCTTGTTAATCCCTGGCCTCTACTAAAACCTATGAGCCTAGATAAGCAATTCTGGAAAGATTCTTCTCCTAGTGGTGGTCCAGGTAGCTTTTTCCCCTTAAGGTCTCTGCTTTGTTAAAATGAAAGCTACATTTGAAACTAGATCAGACACCTTTCTGAAAAGCCAAATAGGGCATGAAGCTCTCTTGTCTGAGGCTGCTCATCCACTGCTTCATGGAATTCTCTCCAAGGACTCATctatattattataaatcatttttaaaaattattagattgTCTGGTCAATATAAAGTTAGTTCTTGTTATTACGTTCCATTTACTACTTGTTCTGAAAGTTAGTTTTATTTCcccaaataaatagaaattccTTACAGTCTTTCTATATCCTTTGAAATGACATCATTTACTATATTCCTTTCATCTGTCAACAGCCTTTCTGCATATAGTCAGTCCTTGTGTCCACTGGCCTTTCTTCAACTAATTTTAAGGAAAGGATATTTTCTAAGGTGGGTTCTTTATTTGATCAGTTGTGTTACTTGTTCCTAGTTATTTCTTCAAGATCTGCTCTTAATTCTTTCAGATCCGACTGGTTGGCCAATATGCAGAGCTGTACAGCTCTCCTAATATTCTCACTGAGCACATTCAGTAGTTCAGGGTATTTTTAGTTTCAGGGAAGGACGGTTTTTAATTACAAAGAGTAGCTGTCACATAGATAGTCTTCTGAAAGAAACTCTCTTCGGCCTACTTACCTCTGCAATCAGATCATGCAGCTCCCCTTCACTGGGACAgcatcctaatgacctcataaTTGTTCCAATCTCTCTGGGGAAAAAAGGTTGTCAATAGTTTTAGAATACAAACTCTGAAAAGGCAAGTGCTATATTTCTCTAAATTATTTCAGAGCATATGTATTATAACATAGCAACCAGATCACTCAGATATTGCCTCATGATTATAAAAGATGctttctgggaaaagaaaaaggcaggcaAGTGAACCAAAGGCAGATGAAAGACATGTTTTCACTGACTGGCAAATGCAAGCCCTGCCTGGGCCAAAATCaaaaagttctagaaaaagaatagaaaggagaggtgaggagtaaaaaaagaaatgtcagccCCTGACCAGCTGATTTTTAGTGTCACTTAACtcttttgagcctcagtttccacatctgtaaaatgggcatgatgatGTCTACCCAGGGGTTTTGAGGTAAAGTTTACATTAGTATCACAGTGCTTAAAAAGCATGGCCTCTAATGCCAAACTGgtagggttcaaatcccagctctgggaCTTGCTAGACTGGGCAGGTTACCTACCTAATCTCTGTGTACATAAGACTACCTGGTAGGTAACATAGTACTTTCCCTGAAACACTGGACTGGGGGACACACTAAGAGTCAAATAAGAAGAGCTATCGTAATGTAAAGCATAATTTTTGGCAGAGtagccactcaataaatattagttactggccgggtgcagtggctcacgcctgtaatcctagcactctgggaggccgagccgggaggatcacttgtggtcaggagttcgagaccagctggagcaggagcgagatccccgtctctactaaaaatagaaagaaattatatggacaactaaaaatatagagaaaaaattagccgggcatggtggcgcatgcctgtagtcccagctactcaggaggctgaggcaggaggatcgcttgagcccaggagtttgaggttgctgtgagctaggctgacaccacggcactccagcccggggaacagagtgagactctgtctcaaaaaaaaaaaaaaaaaaaattcagcatggCTGGAACACAAGGTATAAGAGGGagaagagcaagaaaagaaagtaa
Proteins encoded in this window:
- the EFCAB2 gene encoding dynein regulatory complex protein 8 isoform X3, with product MNYLEFFCTGEATVAEFHKKIKEAFEVFDHDSNNTVDVREIGTIMRSLGCCPSEGELHDLIAEVEDEEPTGYIRYEKFLPLMTEILLERRFRPVPEDVLLRAFEVLDSAKRGFLTKEELIKYMTEEGEPFSQEEMEEMLSAAIDPDTNAIHYRDYITMMVTDES